One region of Thermus thermamylovorans genomic DNA includes:
- a CDS encoding PIG-L deacetylase family protein produces the protein MAVFAHPDDEIGAAGTLALHARRGDRVLLVWMTRGELASQFGEAPPEEVARVREDHGAHVAGLLGAEPRFLPFADTFLTGGREEALALARLMAEFQPDAVITWDPLDVHPDHRATHQAVLSALKLCRIPKLVKEAYRKPVRLYHYPRRDLPRPWVYVDTTATQEVAEAVFSFYRDFYRWPFTLEEFRARRRLLGLEAGVPFAEAFQTERPPAHGALP, from the coding sequence ATGGCCGTCTTCGCCCACCCCGACGACGAGATCGGTGCTGCCGGGACCCTGGCCCTCCACGCCCGGCGGGGGGACCGGGTGCTTTTGGTCTGGATGACCCGGGGGGAGCTGGCGAGCCAGTTTGGGGAAGCCCCTCCCGAGGAGGTGGCCCGCGTCCGGGAGGACCACGGGGCCCACGTGGCGGGGCTTTTGGGGGCCGAGCCCCGCTTCCTCCCCTTTGCCGACACCTTTCTCACGGGTGGCCGGGAGGAGGCCTTGGCCCTGGCCCGGCTGATGGCCGAGTTCCAGCCCGACGCCGTCATCACCTGGGACCCCCTGGACGTCCACCCCGACCACCGGGCCACCCACCAGGCGGTGCTTTCCGCCCTGAAGCTCTGCCGCATTCCCAAGCTGGTGAAGGAGGCCTACCGGAAGCCGGTGCGGCTCTACCACTACCCCCGGCGGGACCTCCCCCGCCCCTGGGTCTACGTGGACACCACCGCCACCCAGGAGGTGGCCGAGGCGGTGTTCAGCTTCTACCGCGACTTCTACCGCTGGCCCTTCACCTTGGAGGAGTTTCGCGCTCGCCGGAGGCTCCTGGGTCTGGAGGCTGGGGTTCCCTTTGCGGAGGCCTTTCAGACGGAGCGTCCCCCGGCCCACGGGGCCCTTCCCTAG
- a CDS encoding SLC13 family permease translates to MGRALPLLRLLPGPLLFLLTLLGPGELPPQGRVGLGLLLWMVAWWSFGGLPLALPALLPLLVLPASRTLAEGEVAGAYGQPVVFLLLGALLLGLGLERSGLPQRLALWLLAGLGGHPGRLLLALMGLTGLFSMWISNTAATALMLAAAKPLLAETAPRFRTGLVLGVAFASSIGGMATLVGTPPNALLAGYLRETLGRPLEMASWMALALPASLALLLLAWGWLLWLFPPPKGARLGALPQTPGPWRPEEVWAGAILGLALLGFLLRGPLGLPLSDAGVALLAASLFFLPLPRARPLPWPEARGIPWEVLLLVGGGLALGKALEAGGLPELLLQGLPQGEVPPYGVLALLVLLSGGLSAFLSNTATAAALIPLVAAAAPGLGLDAFPALAAVALGSSLAFLLPISTPANALASAQGVGTWEMVRAGLPLQLLGALVLPLFLLLGLGT, encoded by the coding sequence GTGGGCCGCGCGCTTCCCCTCCTGCGCCTCCTCCCCGGGCCCCTCCTCTTCCTCCTGACCCTCCTCGGGCCCGGGGAGCTCCCTCCGCAGGGTAGGGTGGGCCTGGGGCTCCTCCTTTGGATGGTGGCCTGGTGGAGCTTCGGGGGGCTGCCCCTGGCCCTCCCCGCCCTCCTGCCCCTCCTGGTGCTCCCCGCCTCCAGGACCCTGGCCGAGGGTGAGGTGGCGGGGGCTTACGGGCAGCCGGTGGTCTTCCTCCTCCTGGGGGCGCTCCTCCTGGGCCTAGGGCTGGAGCGGAGCGGGCTACCCCAGAGGCTAGCCCTCTGGCTCCTCGCGGGCTTGGGGGGCCATCCGGGAAGGCTGCTTCTGGCCCTCATGGGCCTCACCGGCCTGTTTTCCATGTGGATCTCCAACACCGCCGCCACCGCCCTGATGCTGGCGGCGGCCAAGCCCCTCCTGGCCGAGACCGCCCCTCGGTTCCGCACCGGCCTGGTCCTGGGGGTGGCTTTCGCCAGCTCCATCGGCGGGATGGCCACCCTGGTGGGCACGCCCCCCAACGCCCTCCTGGCAGGCTACCTGCGGGAGACCCTGGGCCGGCCCCTGGAGATGGCCTCCTGGATGGCTCTGGCCCTGCCCGCCAGCCTGGCCCTCCTCCTCCTGGCCTGGGGGTGGCTCCTCTGGCTGTTTCCCCCTCCTAAGGGAGCGAGGCTAGGGGCCCTCCCCCAGACCCCAGGCCCCTGGCGGCCGGAGGAGGTCTGGGCGGGGGCCATCCTGGGGCTGGCCCTCCTGGGCTTCCTCCTCCGGGGCCCCCTGGGCCTCCCCTTGAGCGACGCCGGGGTGGCCCTCCTGGCGGCGAGCCTCTTCTTCCTGCCCCTGCCTCGGGCCAGACCCCTGCCCTGGCCCGAGGCCCGGGGGATCCCCTGGGAGGTCCTCCTCCTGGTGGGGGGCGGCCTGGCCCTGGGGAAGGCCCTCGAGGCCGGAGGGCTGCCGGAACTCCTCCTCCAGGGCCTGCCCCAAGGGGAGGTGCCCCCCTACGGGGTCCTGGCCCTGCTGGTCCTCCTCTCCGGCGGCCTTTCCGCCTTCCTCTCCAACACCGCCACCGCCGCCGCCCTCATCCCCCTGGTGGCGGCGGCCGCCCCCGGGCTCGGCCTGGACGCCTTCCCCGCCTTGGCGGCGGTGGCCCTGGGGAGCTCCCTGGCCTTCCTCCTCCCCATCTCCACCCCCGCCAACGCCCTGGCCAGCGCCCAGGGGGTGGGGACCTGGGAGATGGTGCGGGCCGGGCTTCCCCTCCAGCTCCTCGGGGCCCTGGTCCTGCCCCTCTTCCTCCTCCTGGGCCTCGGAACCTGA
- the aroH gene encoding chorismate mutase — protein MVRGIRGAITVEEDTPEAIHRATRELLLKMLEANGIQSHEELAAVIFTVTEDLSSAFPAEAARQIGMHRVPLLSAREVPVPGSLPRVIRVLALWNTDTPQDRVRHVYLREAVRLRPDLESAQ, from the coding sequence ATGGTGCGGGGCATCCGCGGCGCCATCACCGTGGAGGAGGATACCCCCGAGGCCATCCATCGGGCCACAAGGGAACTTCTCCTTAAGATGCTGGAGGCCAACGGCATCCAAAGCCACGAGGAGCTGGCCGCGGTTATCTTCACCGTCACCGAGGACCTCTCCTCCGCCTTCCCCGCGGAGGCCGCCCGCCAGATCGGCATGCACCGGGTGCCCCTCCTCTCCGCCCGGGAGGTGCCGGTGCCGGGGAGCCTGCCCCGGGTCATCCGGGTTCTCGCCCTCTGGAACACCGACACCCCCCAGGATCGGGTGCGGCACGTCTACCTGCGGGAGGCGGTGCGCCTGAGGCCTGACCTGGAAAGCGCCCAGTAA
- a CDS encoding aldehyde dehydrogenase family protein, whose protein sequence is MKAFPSKYGHALEFGHLIGGEEVHEGEVRERRNPADREDLVARFPEGTKETLRKAALKAREAFREWSQTPAPVRGQMLFNLAKILEREKPTLTRLMVREVGKTFKEAGGDVQEAIDTALFFASEGRRLYGQTVPSEMRDKELFTFRRPLGVVGMITAGNFPIAVPSWKLIPAVLTGNAVVWKPSDDSPTLSYIFVRLFEEAGLPPGVINVVFGGGKDSTGQWLVELMDEGLLNKFAFTGSTQVGRLIGEVAGRNLIRPTLELGGKNPLVVMRDADLDLAVEGAWWSAFATGGQRCTSAGNIIVDAPIYEEFKRRFLERTEATVVGNPLLHPEVTYGPFINDRLFQRWREHYVWGEEDGATLLFGQGRITRENPYPRFLGDPEAGLFGWPTVWEARPGMRQFEEEIFGPTVNLVKVDGIEEALEVANSTPYGLSSAIYTHHRHWAYRFKVGIRAGMTSVNNTTVGAEAHLPFGGVKASGNGARESGIWVLEEYTYWQAVNEEYSGRLQLAQMDTGYASPKPAAPWAEVLGFDTPSR, encoded by the coding sequence ATGAAGGCGTTTCCCAGCAAGTACGGCCACGCCCTGGAGTTTGGCCACCTCATCGGGGGTGAGGAAGTCCACGAGGGAGAGGTCCGGGAAAGGCGCAACCCCGCGGACCGGGAGGACCTGGTGGCCCGCTTCCCCGAGGGCACCAAGGAGACCCTAAGGAAGGCGGCTCTCAAGGCGCGGGAGGCTTTTAGGGAGTGGAGCCAGACCCCGGCCCCCGTGCGGGGCCAGATGCTTTTCAACCTGGCCAAAATCCTGGAGCGGGAGAAGCCCACCCTGACCCGGCTCATGGTGCGGGAGGTGGGGAAGACCTTCAAGGAGGCGGGCGGGGACGTGCAGGAGGCCATCGACACCGCCCTCTTCTTCGCCTCCGAGGGGCGGAGGCTCTACGGCCAAACCGTGCCCAGCGAGATGCGGGACAAGGAGCTCTTCACCTTCCGCAGGCCCTTGGGGGTGGTGGGGATGATCACCGCCGGGAACTTCCCCATCGCCGTGCCCAGCTGGAAGCTGATCCCCGCCGTGCTCACCGGGAACGCGGTGGTCTGGAAGCCCTCGGATGACTCCCCGACCCTTTCCTACATCTTCGTGAGGCTCTTCGAGGAGGCGGGCCTGCCTCCTGGGGTCATCAACGTGGTCTTCGGCGGGGGGAAGGACTCCACCGGCCAGTGGCTGGTGGAGCTCATGGACGAGGGCCTCCTCAACAAGTTCGCCTTCACGGGGAGCACCCAGGTGGGGCGCCTCATCGGGGAGGTGGCGGGCCGGAACCTGATAAGGCCCACCCTGGAGCTCGGGGGCAAGAACCCCCTGGTGGTCATGCGGGACGCCGATCTGGACCTGGCGGTGGAGGGGGCCTGGTGGAGCGCCTTTGCCACCGGGGGACAGCGGTGCACCTCCGCGGGGAACATCATCGTGGACGCCCCCATCTACGAGGAGTTCAAGCGGCGCTTCCTGGAAAGGACCGAGGCCACGGTGGTGGGGAATCCCCTTCTCCACCCCGAGGTCACCTATGGCCCCTTTATCAACGACCGCCTGTTCCAGCGTTGGCGGGAACACTACGTTTGGGGAGAGGAGGACGGGGCTACCTTGCTCTTCGGCCAGGGCCGGATTACCCGGGAAAACCCCTACCCGCGTTTCCTGGGGGACCCGGAGGCGGGGCTATTCGGCTGGCCCACGGTCTGGGAGGCCCGTCCCGGCATGCGCCAGTTTGAGGAGGAGATCTTCGGCCCCACGGTCAACCTGGTGAAGGTGGACGGGATCGAGGAGGCCCTCGAGGTGGCCAACAGCACCCCCTATGGCCTCTCCAGCGCCATCTACACCCACCACCGCCACTGGGCCTACCGCTTCAAGGTGGGCATCCGGGCGGGGATGACCAGCGTCAACAACACCACCGTGGGCGCCGAGGCCCACCTGCCCTTCGGCGGGGTGAAGGCCAGCGGCAACGGGGCGCGGGAGTCGGGGATCTGGGTCCTGGAGGAGTACACCTACTGGCAGGCGGTGAACGAGGAGTACTCGGGGCGGCTGCAACTCGCCCAGATGGACACCGGCTACGCAAGCCCCAAGCCCGCCGCGCCCTGGGCCGAGGTTTTGGGCTTCGATACCCCTTCCCGCTGA
- a CDS encoding DMT family transporter encodes MPPHRDPLVYLPPLLWALNVVASRAAMGEIRPEWGSFLRFALALPCFILLLGRLPQVRPLGQSLFLALGGVALFSLVFFHGIRLAPASDAAAVGAVYPLSTALAYSLYFRRPLSRPLLLGLLLSGSGVVWLALAQGGAEGGHGRLLGILLLVLAATLWGAYSVGVALAVRRRSPLEVTAASMLLGSLLLLPLALPHPFPEAGPTAWLALLYTALGGAFLAFTLWGLVLQRHPASRVAPFLNLTPALALLFAALLLGETPRAAQLPGLLLIALGVYWSQRG; translated from the coding sequence ATGCCGCCCCACCGCGACCCCCTCGTGTACCTGCCCCCCCTCCTTTGGGCCCTCAACGTGGTGGCCTCCAGGGCCGCCATGGGGGAGATCCGCCCCGAGTGGGGTTCCTTTTTGCGCTTCGCCCTGGCCCTGCCCTGCTTTATCCTCCTCCTCGGCCGCCTGCCCCAGGTGCGGCCCCTGGGGCAAAGCCTCTTCCTGGCCCTGGGGGGCGTGGCCCTTTTCAGCCTGGTCTTCTTCCACGGGATACGCCTGGCCCCGGCCTCGGACGCGGCGGCGGTAGGAGCGGTCTACCCCCTTTCCACCGCCCTGGCCTACAGCCTCTACTTCCGCCGACCCCTTTCCCGGCCCCTCCTCCTGGGCCTCCTCCTCTCGGGGAGCGGGGTGGTCTGGCTGGCCCTGGCCCAAGGGGGGGCGGAAGGCGGCCACGGGAGGCTTTTGGGCATCCTCCTCCTGGTCCTGGCCGCCACCCTGTGGGGGGCCTACAGCGTGGGGGTGGCCCTAGCGGTGCGGCGAAGGAGCCCCCTGGAGGTCACCGCCGCCAGCATGCTCCTGGGAAGCCTCCTCCTCCTGCCCCTGGCCCTCCCCCACCCTTTCCCCGAGGCGGGCCCCACCGCCTGGCTGGCCCTCCTCTACACCGCCCTCGGAGGGGCCTTTCTGGCCTTCACCCTCTGGGGCCTGGTGCTGCAGCGCCACCCCGCGAGCCGGGTGGCCCCCTTCCTCAACCTGACCCCCGCCCTGGCCCTCCTGTTCGCCGCCCTCCTCCTGGGGGAAACCCCGAGGGCAGCCCAGCTCCCCGGCCTCCTCCTCATCGCCCTGGGGGTCTACTGGTCGCAGCGGGGCTAG
- the coaD gene encoding pantetheine-phosphate adenylyltransferase: MHVVYPGSFDPLTNGHLDVIQRASRLFARVTVAVLENPSKRNQYLFTAEERLGIIREATAHLQNVEAHTFSGLLVDFVRRVGAQAIVKGLRAVSDYEYELQMAHLNRQLLPGLETLFILAATRYAFVSSTMVKEIARYGGDVSKLVPPATLRALKAKFG; encoded by the coding sequence ATGCACGTGGTCTATCCGGGAAGCTTTGACCCCCTGACCAACGGCCACCTGGACGTGATCCAGCGGGCGAGCCGCCTCTTCGCCAGGGTTACCGTGGCCGTGCTGGAGAACCCCAGCAAACGGAACCAGTACCTTTTCACCGCCGAGGAGCGCCTGGGCATCATCCGCGAGGCCACCGCCCACCTGCAAAACGTGGAGGCCCATACCTTCTCCGGCCTCCTGGTGGACTTCGTGCGGCGGGTGGGGGCCCAGGCCATCGTCAAGGGCCTCCGGGCGGTTTCCGACTACGAGTACGAGCTCCAGATGGCCCACCTCAACCGGCAGCTTTTGCCGGGGCTGGAGACCCTTTTCATCCTGGCGGCCACCCGCTACGCCTTTGTGTCCAGCACCATGGTCAAGGAGATCGCCCGCTACGGCGGGGACGTGTCCAAGCTGGTCCCCCCCGCCACCTTGAGGGCCCTCAAGGCCAAGTTCGGCTAG
- a CDS encoding RsmD family RNA methyltransferase, with the protein MVRILGGKARGVPLKVPSSARPSPVRLRKALFDYLRLRYPGRGRFLDLYAGSGAVGLEAASEGFEATLVEKDREAIALLRENLRRTGLPARIVPLPVEVFLPEARARGERYTVAFMAPPYALDLAEAFRALLESGLVEEGGLCVLQHPKELYLPFGERRVYGENALTLVEV; encoded by the coding sequence GTGGTGAGGATCCTGGGCGGCAAAGCCCGGGGCGTGCCCTTGAAGGTCCCCTCCTCGGCTCGGCCTTCCCCGGTGCGCCTGCGCAAGGCCCTCTTCGACTACCTGCGCCTGCGCTACCCCGGGCGGGGCCGCTTCCTGGACCTCTACGCGGGCAGCGGGGCGGTGGGCCTGGAGGCCGCCAGCGAGGGCTTCGAGGCCACCTTGGTGGAGAAGGACCGTGAGGCCATCGCCCTTCTCCGGGAAAACCTCCGGCGCACCGGCCTTCCGGCCCGCATCGTCCCCCTGCCGGTGGAGGTCTTCCTGCCCGAGGCCAGGGCCAGGGGGGAACGCTACACCGTGGCCTTCATGGCCCCCCCCTACGCCTTGGACCTGGCGGAGGCCTTCCGGGCCCTCCTGGAAAGCGGTTTGGTGGAGGAAGGGGGGCTTTGCGTCCTCCAGCACCCCAAGGAGCTCTACCTCCCCTTCGGGGAGCGCCGGGTCTACGGGGAAAACGCCCTCACCCTGGTGGAGGTATGA
- a CDS encoding Na/Pi cotransporter family protein: MGFLAGLALFLLGLELAYQGFARFRGRRHLLARALGRPGRTLVFGFLLGLFSGSGSGLSLLSLALLESRILSFALAGLLSLAATAGAALWVGVVALGPRGAAEALLALGMCLFLPPRTRPWGQVSLGLGLLLLGFGYMGEGAQGVVGLGLGGLSPGGYYLLGLALAFLLGSANGVAALALALAPSLPPAAPLALVLGGGVGTTGTLFLAGLLGRREALALGAALGVHRLLLSLLLFLLLPGLGGMGVLGVHLLSHLLYALAFLPLREGYARLAEGLFPGPRVAPKYLSLEALETPLLAQALVLRELGRVADAVREMLAKAVRILSQEEGGEAELSALEEKVDRLTREVVLYTAELSTRTGDERAVRLFVAASELEHLGDLVRRAVRQAEKLWAQGLTFSPEGKEDLLEAARRVLRRLEAMAAALTTGEKRLAQEVLREGPEAAFWDRLRRAHLLRLEGGRQESRATTLAHLDLLITLEEFSAGVERLCRLVLEL; encoded by the coding sequence GTGGGCTTCCTGGCGGGCCTGGCCCTCTTCCTCCTGGGCCTCGAGCTGGCCTACCAGGGCTTCGCCCGCTTCCGTGGGCGCCGGCACCTCCTGGCCCGGGCCCTGGGGCGTCCGGGGCGGACCCTGGTTTTCGGCTTTCTCCTGGGCCTCTTCTCCGGCAGCGGTTCCGGCCTGAGCCTTCTTTCCCTGGCCCTCTTGGAGAGCCGCATCCTCTCCTTTGCCCTGGCGGGCCTGCTCTCCTTGGCCGCCACCGCCGGGGCCGCCCTTTGGGTGGGGGTGGTGGCCCTGGGCCCCCGGGGGGCGGCGGAGGCCCTCCTGGCCTTGGGCATGTGCCTCTTCCTGCCTCCCAGGACCCGGCCTTGGGGGCAGGTGTCCCTGGGGCTCGGCCTCCTCCTCCTGGGCTTCGGGTACATGGGGGAAGGGGCCCAAGGGGTGGTGGGTCTGGGCCTGGGGGGGCTTTCCCCGGGGGGCTACTACCTCCTGGGCCTGGCCCTGGCCTTCCTCCTGGGCTCGGCCAACGGCGTGGCCGCCTTAGCCCTGGCCCTGGCCCCCAGCCTGCCTCCGGCCGCCCCCCTAGCCCTGGTCCTGGGGGGCGGGGTGGGGACCACCGGCACCCTCTTCCTCGCCGGCCTCCTGGGCCGGCGGGAGGCCCTGGCCCTGGGGGCGGCCCTGGGGGTCCACCGCCTCCTCCTCTCCCTTCTCCTCTTCCTCCTGCTGCCCGGCCTCGGGGGAATGGGGGTGTTGGGGGTGCACCTCCTCTCCCATCTCCTCTACGCCCTGGCCTTCCTCCCCTTGCGGGAGGGGTATGCCCGGCTGGCGGAAGGGCTTTTCCCCGGGCCCCGGGTGGCCCCCAAGTACCTCTCCCTCGAGGCCTTGGAGACCCCCCTTCTGGCCCAGGCCCTGGTGCTGCGGGAGCTGGGCCGGGTGGCGGACGCGGTGCGGGAGATGCTGGCCAAGGCGGTGCGCATCCTGAGCCAGGAGGAGGGAGGGGAGGCGGAGCTTTCGGCCCTGGAGGAGAAGGTGGACCGCCTTACCCGGGAGGTGGTCCTGTACACCGCGGAGCTTTCCACCCGCACGGGGGACGAGCGGGCGGTGAGGCTTTTTGTGGCCGCCAGCGAGCTGGAGCACCTGGGGGATCTGGTGCGGCGGGCGGTTCGGCAGGCGGAAAAGCTCTGGGCCCAGGGGCTCACCTTCAGCCCGGAGGGCAAGGAGGACCTCCTGGAGGCCGCCCGGCGGGTCCTGCGGCGCCTGGAGGCCATGGCCGCCGCCCTCACCACCGGCGAGAAACGCCTGGCCCAGGAGGTGCTCCGCGAGGGGCCGGAGGCGGCCTTTTGGGACCGCCTGCGCCGGGCCCACCTCCTGCGGCTGGAGGGAGGGCGGCAGGAGAGCCGCGCCACCACCCTGGCCCACCTGGACCTCCTCATCACCCTGGAGGAGTTTTCCGCCGGGGTGGAAAGGCTTTGCCGCCTGGTGCTGGAGCTTTAA
- a CDS encoding CoA transferase, translating into MAPYAWPPGRVLDLTRLLPGPLAGKLLADLGFPVLKVEPPGGDLLAAWAPEAYRFLNGRKEVLTLNLKEEEGRARLLALAKEAAVLLEANRPGVMERLRLGPEVLLEANPRLVYARLRGYPEGADPGHDLTYLAEAGLLGRFPWRAFQFADLAGAYALALAALKGLLLGGGVYEVALSEAVKAIAYPPVPFLDGSVLCYGVYPAQEGEVALAALEPHLWARFCQRAGLPELLPLAFTPARPENPAYGKLLAFFAGQGAGAWEAWAKRESLPLRAVRG; encoded by the coding sequence ATGGCGCCTTACGCATGGCCCCCCGGTAGGGTTCTGGACCTCACCCGGCTTCTGCCTGGGCCCCTGGCGGGGAAGCTCCTCGCCGACCTGGGTTTCCCGGTGCTCAAGGTGGAGCCCCCGGGCGGGGACCTTTTGGCAGCCTGGGCCCCGGAGGCCTACCGCTTCCTGAACGGCAGGAAGGAGGTCCTCACCCTGAACCTGAAGGAGGAAGAGGGCCGGGCCAGGCTCCTCGCCCTGGCGAAGGAGGCCGCCGTCCTCCTCGAGGCCAACCGCCCCGGGGTCATGGAGCGGCTCCGCCTGGGGCCGGAGGTGCTCTTGGAGGCCAACCCCCGTCTGGTCTACGCCCGGCTCCGGGGCTACCCCGAGGGCGCCGACCCCGGGCACGACCTCACCTACCTGGCGGAGGCGGGTCTCCTGGGACGCTTCCCCTGGCGGGCCTTCCAGTTCGCCGACCTGGCCGGGGCCTATGCCCTGGCCCTCGCCGCCTTGAAGGGCCTCCTCCTGGGGGGCGGGGTCTACGAGGTGGCCCTCTCCGAGGCGGTGAAGGCCATCGCCTACCCCCCGGTTCCCTTCCTGGATGGCTCCGTCCTCTGCTACGGGGTCTACCCCGCCCAGGAGGGGGAGGTGGCCCTGGCGGCCCTGGAGCCCCATCTCTGGGCCCGCTTTTGCCAGCGGGCGGGCCTGCCTGAACTCCTCCCCCTGGCCTTCACCCCGGCGCGTCCGGAGAACCCCGCCTACGGGAAGCTCCTGGCCTTTTTCGCAGGCCAGGGGGCCGGGGCCTGGGAGGCCTGGGCCAAGAGGGAGAGCCTCCCCTTGCGGGCGGTGCGGGGTTAG
- a CDS encoding 3-hydroxyacyl-CoA dehydrogenase, protein MERSALVTGGASGLGRATALALKARGYRVVVLDLKRGEEEGLRYLEGDVTREEDVREAVALAVSQASLFAVVNAAGIGIARKVLGREGPHDLEGFRRVVEVNLVGTFNVLRLAAWAMRENPPDLEGQRGVIVNTASVAAFEGQIGQAAYAASKGGVVALTLPAARELAEWGIRVVTVAPGLFDTPLLQGLPEKAKASLAEQVPFPKRLGRPEEYALLVLNILENPMLNGEVIRLDGALRMAPR, encoded by the coding sequence ATGGAGCGGAGCGCCTTGGTGACGGGAGGAGCCTCGGGGCTGGGAAGGGCTACGGCCCTGGCCCTAAAGGCGAGGGGGTACCGGGTGGTGGTCCTGGACCTGAAGCGGGGAGAGGAGGAGGGCCTCCGCTACCTGGAGGGGGACGTGACCCGGGAGGAGGACGTCAGGGAGGCGGTGGCCCTCGCCGTTTCCCAAGCCTCCCTCTTCGCCGTGGTGAACGCGGCGGGGATCGGGATCGCAAGGAAGGTCCTGGGCCGTGAGGGCCCCCACGACCTGGAGGGCTTCCGCCGGGTGGTGGAGGTGAACCTGGTGGGCACCTTCAATGTGCTCCGCTTGGCCGCCTGGGCCATGCGGGAAAACCCCCCTGACCTCGAGGGGCAGCGGGGGGTGATCGTGAACACCGCCAGCGTGGCCGCCTTTGAGGGGCAGATCGGCCAGGCGGCCTACGCCGCCAGCAAGGGGGGCGTGGTGGCCCTCACCCTTCCCGCCGCCCGGGAGCTTGCGGAGTGGGGGATCCGGGTGGTGACCGTGGCCCCGGGCCTCTTCGACACCCCCCTCCTCCAAGGGCTTCCGGAAAAGGCCAAGGCCTCCTTGGCGGAACAGGTGCCCTTCCCCAAGCGCCTGGGCCGCCCAGAGGAGTACGCCCTTTTGGTCCTGAACATCCTGGAAAACCCCATGCTGAACGGGGAGGTGATCCGCCTGGATGGCGCCTTACGCATGGCCCCCCGGTAG
- a CDS encoding thiolase family protein, with the protein MGEPVILEAVRTPIGKRNGALRAWRPDALYARVLDALLERTGIDPRLIGDVVTGCVTQAGEQGANVGRLAVFLSRLPKEVPAVTLNRMCGSSQQAVHFAASAIAAGDLDFAMAGGVESMTRAPMFSDIGGGFHTLNPALFQKYELVHQGESAERIAERYGLCREELDEWGYLSHRRAAQATKEGRFRAQMVPLTGLDPEGKPFLLDFDEGVRPDVDYERMLALKPVFREDGVVTAGNASQISDGAAALLLGDREKALALGLCPRARFLARVAVAGDPTLQLLEVIPATKKALEKAGLSLKDLDVIEINEAFASVVLAFLRELGPDPERVNPNGGAIAHGHPLGATGAVLMTKLLHELERTGGEFGLQVMCIGHGQATATIVQRI; encoded by the coding sequence ATGGGAGAGCCGGTGATCCTCGAGGCGGTGCGCACCCCCATCGGCAAGCGGAACGGGGCCCTAAGGGCGTGGCGGCCCGATGCCCTCTACGCCCGGGTCTTGGACGCCCTCCTGGAGCGGACGGGCATCGACCCCCGCCTCATCGGGGACGTGGTCACGGGCTGCGTCACCCAGGCGGGGGAGCAGGGGGCCAACGTGGGCAGGCTCGCCGTCTTCCTTTCCCGGCTCCCCAAGGAGGTGCCCGCGGTGACCCTGAACCGCATGTGCGGTTCTTCACAGCAAGCGGTCCACTTCGCCGCAAGCGCCATCGCCGCTGGCGACCTGGACTTCGCCATGGCCGGGGGGGTGGAGAGCATGACCCGGGCCCCCATGTTCTCGGACATCGGGGGCGGCTTCCACACCTTAAACCCCGCCCTCTTCCAGAAGTACGAGCTCGTCCACCAGGGGGAAAGCGCCGAGCGCATCGCCGAGCGCTACGGGCTTTGCCGGGAGGAGCTGGACGAATGGGGCTACCTCTCCCACCGGCGGGCGGCCCAGGCCACCAAGGAGGGCCGCTTCCGGGCCCAGATGGTGCCCTTAACGGGCCTGGACCCCGAGGGGAAGCCCTTCCTCCTGGACTTCGACGAGGGGGTGCGCCCGGATGTGGACTACGAGCGCATGCTGGCCCTCAAGCCCGTTTTCCGGGAGGACGGGGTGGTGACCGCGGGGAACGCCAGCCAGATCTCCGACGGGGCCGCGGCCCTTCTCCTCGGGGATCGGGAGAAGGCCCTGGCCCTGGGCCTCTGCCCCCGGGCCCGTTTCCTCGCCCGGGTGGCGGTGGCGGGGGACCCCACCCTTCAGCTTCTGGAGGTGATCCCCGCCACCAAAAAGGCCCTGGAGAAGGCGGGGCTTTCCCTTAAGGACCTAGACGTGATCGAGATCAACGAGGCCTTCGCCAGCGTGGTCCTGGCCTTCCTGCGGGAGCTTGGCCCGGATCCGGAGCGGGTGAACCCCAATGGCGGGGCCATCGCCCACGGCCACCCCCTGGGGGCCACGGGGGCGGTGCTTATGACCAAGCTCCTCCACGAGCTGGAGCGCACCGGGGGGGAGTTCGGCTTGCAGGTGATGTGCATCGGTCACGGCCAGGCCACGGCCACCATCGTTCAGAGGATCTAG